A window of Platichthys flesus chromosome 23, fPlaFle2.1, whole genome shotgun sequence contains these coding sequences:
- the pik3cg gene encoding phosphatidylinositol 4,5-bisphosphate 3-kinase catalytic subunit gamma isoform, protein MDRQQFQVSDEEPIDVREHIPRRRRKKAISSSSTASMDQISIEFVLPTVAWGGVSPDVLQLEVAGNWTVEQVKAQVWLKAVTSNISPDFYERFSPDHCILLYQKKGNVCEIYDKHQVFQTLDCIRYWRALKKDVGRIQLVPRPQPSDEAMRYQRYLNYLIAYDVTDVSNVHDDELEFTRRKLLTPRRIELSNRDPQLYSMDPWVTRKPLPEHLLSKLSNSQILVVIHITQASQTIKVSVDDTPAQVLSSFFVKLANKRPLLGIPEDVCEADYVLRVCGREEYLYGDKPLQSFNWIRQCLKNGEEIHLVLETQPEPDLDLVHKEDWAQVDDCTGVAGTHEQLTIDEKDHERVFTISMWDCNRKFRVKVLGIDIPSLPKIPEFIVFIEASIFHGQQLLAQERTSSKTFNEEVLWNCWLEFNIKIKDLPKGARLNLQVVCGKQPQTPNSKGSSYQDNTGGGGSHDAKTKSRLLYYVNLLLIDHRSLLRQGEFILHMWKMPEKSEDSSSSSINADKLTSATNPDKASSMAVAILLDKYCYPVVLPKGRDVSRDAAAGGEEAEAGERGHREMPNHLKKQFEAIVATDPLNPLSPEDKELLWHFRHECMRDPRAYPKLLSSVRWGKQEDVLATHRLLERSSAWDSSGLDVGLAMQLLDCHYSDAQVRSMAVRKLETLEDDDVLRYLLQLVQAVKFEPYHDSALVRFLLKRALRSKRIGHFLFWFLRSEIAQSMHYQQRYAVLLEAYLRGCGEAMLRDYREQVEMTEALQKVTREMKAMCADKYDVTAQVVFQLRQKLETLQSSGLPESFRVPYDPGLRAGALMIEQCKVMASKKKPLWLQFKRADPTTLSKDPIGIIFKDGDDLRQDMLILQILLIMESIWETESLDLCLLPYGCISTGNRIGMIEIVKDATTIANIQQSVVGSTGAFKDEILYQWLRDKCVSEDKFQEAVEKFLYSCGGYCVATYVLGIGDRHNDNIMITESGNLFHIDFGHILGNYKSFMGINKEWVPFVLTPDFLYVMGTSGKKSSPHFQKFQDVCVKAYLALRHHTDLLIILFSMMLMTGMPQLTSKEDIEYIREALTVGRNEDEAQRHLLDQIEICREKGWMVQINWFVHLVLGIKQGVDKRST, encoded by the exons ATGGACCGGCAGCAGTTCCAGGTGAGCGACGAAGAGCCTATAGACGTGCGAGAACACatcccgaggaggaggaggaagaaggccATCTCGTCATCCTCCACCGCCTCCATGGACCAGATCTCCATCGAGTTCGTCCTGCCCACGGTGGCGTGGGGCGGAGTCAGCCCTGAcgtcctgcagctggaggtCGCCGGGAACTGGACAGTGGAACAG GTGAAAGCTCAGGTTTGGCTGAAGGCGGTGACTTCAAACATCAGTCCCGACTTCTACGAGCGGTTTTCCCCCGACCACTGCATCCTGCTCTACCAGAAGAAAGGCAACGTGTGCGAGATCTACGACAAGCACCAGGTCTTCCAGACGCTCGACTGCATCCGCTACTGGAGAG CCCTGAAGAAAGACGTGGGGCGGATCCAGTTGGTGCCCCGTCCCCAGCCCTCGGATGAGGCCATGCGTTACCAGCGCTACCTCAACTACCTGATCGCCTACGACGTGACTGATGTCAGCAACGTGCACGACGACGAGCTGGAGTTCACCCGCAGGAAGCTGCTGACGCCGCGGCGCATCGAGTTGTCCAACCGCGACCCGCAGCTCTACTCCATGGACCCCTGGGTGACCCGCAAACCACTGCCCGAGCATCTGCTCAGCAAA CTCAGTAACAGTCAGATCCTGGTGGTGATCCACATCACCCAAGCCAGCCAGACCATCAAGGTCTCCGTGGACGACACACCGGCACAG GTGTTGTCGAGCTTTTTCGTCAAGTTGGCAAATAAAAGACCTCTGCTGGGCATCCCTGAAGACGTGTGTGAGGCAGACTACGTGCTACGTGTGTGTGGCAG GGAGGAGTATCTGTACGGGGATAAACCACTGCAGAGCTTCAACTGGATCCGTCAGTGTCTGAAGAATGGCGAGGAGATCCACCTGGTTCTGGAGACGCAGCCTGAACCTGATCTGGATCTGGTCCACAAGGAGGACTGGGCCCAGGTGGATGACTGCACCGGTGTCGCAG GTACCCATGAGCAGCTGACCATCGATGAGAAGGACCATGAGCGAGTGTTCACCATCTCCATGTGGGACTGTAACAGGAAGTTCAGGGTGAAGGTGCTGGGCATCGATATCCCATCGCTGCCTAAGATCCCAGAGTTCATTGTCTTCATAGAGGCCAGTATCTTCCACGGCCAGCAGCTTTTAGCTCAG GAGAGGACATCCTCCAAAACCTTCAATGAAGAAGTGCTGTGGAACTGCTGGCTGGAGTTCAACATTAAAATCAAAGACCTGCCTAAAGGGGCGCGCCTCAACCTCCAG GTGGTTTGTGGGAAACAACCTCAGACACCGAACTCCAAGGGAAGCTCTTACCAGGacaacacaggaggaggaggcagccatGATG CAAAGACCAAGAGCCGTCTCCTGTACTATGTCAACCTGCTCCTCATCGACCACCGCTCGCTGCTCCGCCAGGGCGAGTTCATCCTCCACATGTGGAAAATGCCCGAGAAGAGcgaggacagcagcagcagcagcatcaacgCAGACAAGCTCACCTCGGCGACCAACCCGGACAAGGCCTCATCCATGGCCGTCGCCATCCTACTGGACAAGTACTGCTACCCTGTGGTGCTGCCCAAGGGTCGGGACGTGAGCCGGGACGCGGCCGCTGGGGGCGAGGAGGCCGAGGCCGGGGAGCGGGGTCACAGGGAGATGCCGAACCATCTGAAGAAGCAGTTTGAGGCTATCGTGGCGACCGACCCCCTGAATCCGCTCAGTCCTGAGGATAAAGAGCTGCTCTGGCACTTCAGACACGAGTGTATGCGCGACCCAAG gGCGTACCCTAAGCTGCTGAGCTCAGTCCGATGGGGGAAGCAGGAGGATGTGTTGGCGACACACCGTCTGTTGGAGCGCAGCAGCGCTTGGGACAGCAG CGGTCTGGATGTTGGTCTGGCTATGCAGCTGCTCGACTGTCATTACTCTGACGCCCAGGTTCGCTCCATGGCCGTCAGGAAGCTGGAGACGCTGGAGGACGACGATGTGCTCAGATATCTTCTGCAGCTTGTACAG GCGGTGAAGTTTGAGCCCTACCATGACAGTGCCCTGGTGAGGTTCCTGCTGAAGAGAGCTCTGAGG AGTAAGCGTATTGGTCATTTTCTCTTCTGGTTCCTGCGCAGTGAGATCGCTCAGTCCATGCACTACCAGCAGAGATATGCTGTCCTGCTGGAGGCCTACCTCAGAGGCTGCGGGGAAGCCATGCTCAGGGACTACAGAGAACAG GTGGAGATGACCGAGGCGCTGCAGAAAGTCACCCGTGAGATGAAGGCCATGTGTGCTGACAAATATGACGTCACTGCACAAG tggtgttTCAGTTGCGTCAGAAACTGGAGACTCTGCAGTCGTCTGGTCTGCCAGAGAGTTTCAGGGTCCCGTATGATCCTGGACTGAGAGCTGGAGCCCTGATG ATTGAGCAGTGCAAAGTGATGGCGTCTAAGAAGAAGCCGCTGTGGCTGCAGTTCAAAAGGGCCGACCCCACCACTCTGTCCAAAGACCCCATCGGCATCATCTTCAAAGACGGGGACGACCTCCGACAGGATATGCTCATCCTTCAG ATTCTGCTGATCATGGAGTCAATCTGGGAGACTGAGTCACTGGATCTCTGCCTGTTACCGTATGGCTGCATCTCCACTGGGAACAGAATAG GTATGATTGAGATTGTAAAGGATGCCACCACTATTGCCAACATCCAACAGAGTGTAGTTGGGAGCACTGGTGCCTTTAAGGATGAAATCCTTTATCAGTGGCTGCGGGACAAGTGTGTCAGTGAGGACAAG TTTCAGGAGGCTGTGGAGAAGTTTCTGTATTCCTGTGGTGGCTACTGTGTGGCCACATATGTTCTGGGCATTGGGGATCGCCACAATGACAACATCATGATCACTGAATCTG ggaATCTCTTCCACATCGACTTCGGTCACATCCTGGGGAATTATAAGAGCTTCATGGGAATCAATAAGGAGTGGGTTCCCTTCGTGCTCACACCAGACTTCCTGTACGTCATGGGAACGTCGGGAAAGAAAAGTAGCCCCCACTTTCAGAAGTTCCAG GACGTGTGTGTGAAGGCTTATCTCGCTCTTCGGCATCACACCGACCtgctcatcatcctcttctccaTGATGCTGATGACTG GCATGCCCCAGCTGACTAGCAAGGAGGACATCGAGTACATCCGAGAGGCATTGACTGTCGGCCGCAACGAGGACGAAGCTCAACGCCACCTGCTGGACCAGATAGAGATTTGCAGGGAGAAGGGCTGGATGGTTCAGATCAACTGGTTTGTTCACCTGGTGCTGGGGATCAAACAGGGTGTGGACAAACGGTCCACTTAG